A DNA window from Halorubrum sp. DM2 contains the following coding sequences:
- a CDS encoding DUF373 family protein codes for MLLVLCVDLDDDLGRKTGIPTPVIGDEDVTEAAVALATADPEDSDVNVLFQGVNVHDELAAEGEVVEVAAVTGVDGPDVKANRAVGQEVDRVLAELSTGEEVSAVVITDGAQDESVLPVIRSRMPIDGMRRVVVRQAQDLESLYYTIKQVLADPETRGTILIPLGVLLLIYPLVVVANLFDVAGAAVLGILSGAVGLYSLFRGLGLEETVDGAAESVRNVLYTGRVTLVTYVVALALIVVGGVQGIDTVDAVRGVQGGSLAGGTALAAFVHGFVQWLSVAGVTSSLGQITDEYLAGRFRWRYLNAPFYVVSIAVVLFAVSGFFLPDAPGVTALGLSELAMALAAGTLIGVLSTLTFAVAESQLPSADPV; via the coding sequence ATGCTGCTCGTCCTCTGTGTCGACCTCGACGACGACCTCGGCCGGAAGACGGGGATCCCCACCCCCGTCATCGGCGACGAGGACGTCACCGAGGCCGCGGTCGCGCTCGCGACCGCCGACCCCGAGGACTCCGACGTCAACGTGCTCTTTCAGGGCGTGAACGTCCACGACGAGCTGGCCGCCGAGGGCGAGGTCGTCGAGGTCGCGGCCGTCACCGGCGTCGACGGTCCCGACGTGAAGGCGAACCGCGCCGTGGGCCAAGAGGTCGACCGCGTCCTCGCCGAGCTGTCGACCGGTGAGGAGGTCTCGGCGGTCGTGATCACCGACGGGGCGCAAGACGAGTCCGTCCTCCCCGTGATCCGCTCGCGGATGCCGATCGACGGGATGCGACGCGTCGTCGTCCGGCAGGCGCAGGACCTCGAATCGCTCTACTACACGATCAAGCAGGTGCTGGCCGACCCGGAGACCCGCGGAACGATCCTCATCCCGCTGGGCGTCCTCCTACTGATCTACCCGCTCGTCGTCGTCGCGAACCTCTTCGACGTCGCCGGCGCGGCGGTGCTCGGAATCTTATCCGGCGCGGTCGGTCTCTACTCGCTGTTCCGCGGGCTGGGACTCGAAGAGACCGTCGACGGCGCGGCCGAGAGCGTCCGCAACGTCCTCTACACGGGCCGCGTGACCCTCGTCACGTACGTCGTCGCGCTCGCGCTGATCGTCGTCGGCGGGGTTCAGGGGATCGACACGGTCGACGCCGTCCGCGGCGTTCAGGGCGGGTCGCTCGCCGGCGGCACCGCCCTCGCCGCGTTCGTCCACGGGTTCGTCCAGTGGCTCAGCGTCGCCGGCGTCACCTCCAGTCTCGGTCAGATAACCGACGAGTACCTCGCCGGGCGGTTTCGGTGGCGCTACCTGAACGCGCCCTTCTACGTGGTGTCCATCGCCGTCGTACTGTTCGCGGTCTCCGGGTTCTTCCTCCCGGACGCGCCGGGCGTGACGGCGCTCGGACTCTCGGAGCTGGCGATGGCGCTCGCGGCGGGGACGCTCATCGGCGTGTTGAGCACGCTCACGTTCGCGGTCGCGGAGTCGCAGCTGCCGTCGGCGGACCCAGTGTGA